The window TGGTATGCTCGTTGAGGCTCTGGAACGAGGCGAGCGAGCTGGAGGAAGGGACGGCGAGCGCGACCCCCGTACGATAGTACGGTTTTGAGATTCTCAAGCGGGTTTCACCCTGCGCTTCGCGGTCGGCAATGACGTCCAGAACAATGTCGCAACCGGCGCTCCGCATCTGGTACTGGGTGATAATCCAGTCGAGTCGCAGCGAGACGCCGAGCTCGTGTGCCAGCGCCTGGCCCAATTCGATCTGAAAGCCGGGAGGATCGGCGGCCTTGCTTGCGAACGGAAGCGAGTTCGGATGGGCGCACAATCCGAGCACGCCGGACGCGCGGACCGCGTCGAGGCTTCGTCCCTGCGCCGGATTCAGCAGTCCGATCACGGCGCCGACCACAATCGGGAGAACTGTCTTCATTCCGTGTCCTCGTATCGACATCGGCCTGGTCGATTCAACCCTCGCGCGGCTTCAGGGCGCGGATATATTTGACGATCTGGTCGATCTGCGCGTCAGTGAAGGCCCCGCCGAATGCCGGCATCGCACCAGACTTGCCGTTCTTGATGCGGCTGTGCAGATAGTCGTCGTCGCGCGGCGAATTCATCAGCTGCGGTCCCTTGCCGGCGGCCCGACCCCCAGCAGAGTGACAAAAGCCGCAAGTCCCTGCGAATAACTGCTCGACGTCGAGCGTCCCGTTGTCGGGTATGGGAGCGGCAGACTGCGCCTGAACCGGTGCGGCATACAGCAACGAGGCTCCGAGCACCGCCCATAGCAGCGCGGTGATCTTCTTCAAATGCAAGTTCAAGGTATCCAGCTCCATATCCTGAAGCACGATGTCCTGATGAAGCACGCCGCAATTCCGATCTACGGGGAGCAAGCTTGCGCCTGCTCCCCGGCAATCTGCGATGATCTATTTCAAGCTGAAGACGACAAGCGCCCCGTCATCACGCGGCATGCTCTTGTAGGCGCCGCCGAAGTTTGGCGCGTATTCGTCCGCCAGCATGCCGCCAAAGCCAGCGACCACGGCAATGTACTGCTTGCCGTTGACGGAATAGCTGACGATGCCGCCCTGGTGGCCGGTGCCGTTGTTGTGACTCCACAGCTCGGCCCCGGTTTCGGCATCGTAGGCATGAAGGATCCCGCGGGAATCGGGCACGAATACGAGATTGCCCGCGGTCGACAGCACGCTTCCGAGCGGCGGCTCGGGATAGCGAACCTCCCACTTCTTGGCGCCGGTGATGGGGTCGCGCGCGTCGAGATGTCCATAAATCTCTCCGCCCGGAGGGGGTACCATCTTGAAATCGGCGCCGATGTTGAGCTGGACCTGGGGCGCTGTGACCGGCGTCGTCTTCTGGACGTCGAGCGTCATGCACCATTCCTGGCCGATCTTGTAGTACAGGCCGGTCTTCGGGTTGTAGGAGCCGGCGTTCCAGCTGACGCCGCCGCCAATGAAGGGGCACAGCGGCGGCTCGGTGACCTTCCCGGCGCTGAAGTCGCGACGGCCGATCAAGGCACCCGTCTTGGGATCGATATCCTTGACGAAATTGATGTTCTCAACGAGCCGCCAGACATTCTTCACGGCGAGATTGCGGTCATAGACGAAGACGAAACCGCCCTTGTTCGGGTGAACCACGAACTTCTGACCGTCGCGTTCGAGCATCACAAACTCGCCGACCGCGCTGTCGAAATCCCAGGCATCGTGCGGCAATTCCTGATGATGGAATTTCAGCCTGCCGGTATCGACGTCGAGACCGATCACCGAACTCGTGTAGAGATTGTCGCCGGGACGCGCGCCTTGCGTCTTGTAATCGGCGCCCGACCAATCGTAGAGCGGCGCCGGGTTTGCGGTGCCCCATAGGATCGTGTTGGTCTCGGAATCGTAAGTGCCCGGCATCCAGCCGCCACCCCCGCCGGTGCGCCAGGAATCGTTTCCCCACGTCTTCATGGCCTCGTCGGTGCCGGCGACGGTCAAGAACTCCCACTTCTTCTTCCCGGTGGTGGCATCCAGGCCGAAGATCGGGCCGCGGCCCGGCCATTCACCGCCTTGCGCTCCGATGATCACCGTACCCTTCGCGTAAAGCGGTGCACCGGTGAAACCGACCGTGAGCTTCTGCGAGTCGATCAGCCTGGTTTCCCAGAGGACCTTCCCCGACTTCATATCCAGGCCAAGAACCCTGCCATCCATCGTGCCGACGAAAACCTTGCCCTCGCCGAGCGCTACGCCGCGATTGTAGGGGGAATGGGTCTGACGGGAGATCAGTGCCTCGTCCAGCTCCGGAAAATGAGACCAGATCACCTCGCCTGTCGCGCCGTTGAGCGCAAAAACCCGGCTGTAAGAACCCGAGTAATAGAGCACGCCATCCGCCACGAGGGGCATCGATTGCAGGCCGCGGGTCGAGCGTCCTGGAATATGGGTCCAGGCAACGTTCAGATTGCCGATATTGTTTGCATTGATCTGCGCCAGCGGGCTGTAGTGATAGGATTTGTATGAACCGTGATAGGTCAGCCAATCGTTCTGACCGCCGTTCTCGATCCGCGCAGTATCCACGGACTGGGCCAAGGCCGACGACACCATCAGCGTCGCGCCGGCAATAAGAGGTAGACCAGACTTACACCAAGGCTTCTTCATCCGTTCCTCCCGCTTTTATGTTTGTTTAACTTGCGTCTCACAGACGCCACCGCGAGGGATGCTGCAGTCCGCTCTCTGTCGGCCTTCTCCATCGCATACGAGCCGCCAACGGCTCTCGATCTCTCTCGGCGGACATCGCCAAAAGGTGCTACGTTTTTGGACTGGTTGCAGTTGCGCTTATCCTCGCTCCGGCAGCGTACGCCGGATGACGAGGAGCGCAAAGATGGAACACGCGCACGGCGCGAATTTGACGCGCAGCGCGGATCACAAACGTCAGTTGCGCTGTCCGGTTCGTTGGCCTCGCAGTCTCAGACTGCTGCGGGCGGACGCGATAGCGCCAAGGCCGGAGGAAGGATTTACCCGTACAGCACGCGCGGGAGGATCGTGACGATGCCGGGCCAGAGCGTCAGCAGCAGCACGAAGCCGACCATGATGAGAAGATAGGGCATCGTGACGCGTGCGATGTAGCCGAGGCCGTCGTCGGTCAGGCCCTGGATCACGAACAGATTGAAGCCGACCGGCGGGGTGATCTGGGCCATCTCGACCGCGAGCACGAGGAAGATGCCGAACCAGATCTCGTCGAAGCCAGCACCCTTCACGATCGGCAGCACGATCGGCAGCGTCATCACGATCATCGAGAAGCCATCGAGGAAGCAGCCGAGGATCAAATAGAAGATAATCAGCACGACGATCAGCATGAAGGGCGATAGCCCCAAGCCCTTCACGAAGGCGGCGACCGCCTGCGGGATGCCCAGGAAGGCCGCGGCGTTGCCGAGGATCGAGGCGCCGAGCACGATCAGCGCGATCATCGAGCAGGTCACGACCGAGCCGATCAGCACGTCGCGCATCACCTGCTGCGACATCGAGCCCTGCGCCCAGGCGACCAGCGCCGCGCCGAGCACGCCGACCGCGGCGGCCTCCGACGGCGTCGCCAGCCCGCCATACATCGAGCCGAGCACGCAGGCGATCAGGAACAGCGCAGGCGCGAGGTCCTTCAGCGCCGCAAAACGTTCGCGCCACGGCACCTGCGAGAGCTTGGCTTCCGTCTCCGGCACCATGCTGGGGTCGAGGGTCGTGTGCAGCATCACCCACCCCATGAAGGTGGCGGCCAGCAGCAGTCCGGGCAGCACGCCAGCCGTGAACAGTTTCAGGATCGAGACGTCGCCCAGCACGCCGTAGATGATCATGATGTTGGACGGCGGGATCAAAAAGCCGAGCGTGCCGGCGCCGGCGAGCGAGCCAATCGCGATGTCGCGGGAATAGCCGCGGCGTGTGAGCTCGTTCAGCGACATGCGGCCTATCACCTGCGTCGTCGCCGCCGACGAGCCGGAGATCGCCGCGAAGATGGTGCAGCCGATCACGTTCACATGCAGGAGACGACCCGGCAGAAGCCCCGCCCAGGGCGCGAGCCCCTGGAACAGCGAACGCGACAGACGGGTGCGAAACAGCAGCTCGCCCATCAGGATGAACAGCGGCAGCGCCAACAGCTCCTGCGTCGTCAAAATGTTCCAGGCGTATTGCGGCAGCAGCTTGTCGAGCGGAATCGAGCGGAACATCGCCAGCAGCAGCGTCGCGGTGAGCGCAAGCGTCAGGCCGATCCAGACGCCGCAGGCCAGAAGCGCAAACAGGATCGCGAAGAGAGCGACGACTTCTATGGTCATGGAGTCCGGTGTCCGCTGGCTGGCGCGAGGGCGATCATTCGACGGGCGAGGCCTTCATGCGATGATCCTCCAGCGGCAGGCCGAGCACGGCCTGGATCGCGCGCGCCAGGAACTGCAGCGTCAGCAGCAGCATGCCAAAGGCGACGACTCCTTGCGGAAACCACAGCGGGGTATCGCTCGAGGTCGAAACCTGGCCGCGCACATAGGCGCCGAAGGCGAACTTCGCCATCGACGAGGTCAGGAAGGCCATGAAGGCGAAGCCCGCGGCGGCCGACAGGATTTCGATCGCGCGCTGAAACGGAGCGGGAACGTTCTTCAGCAGCAGCACGACACGGATATGGCCGCCGACGCGCAGGGTCATGGCGGCGCCGAAAGTGAAGGACGCCGCCATCAGATAGGAGGAATACTCCCACGCGATCGAGATTGTGGGCGGAAAGAACGGCAGGAAGTTCGAGAGGAAGCGCGTTGCGACCTCGCACAGCATCAGCAGCGTCAGCATCAAGAGGCAGCCGCCGCCGATCCAGCCGTCGAGCCGGCCGAGACGGTCGATACCGTCGAGCAGGATGCGCAGCGGCGCCGGCGCCGCCGCGTTGAGACTTTGGGACGACGCAGGCAAAACATCCGCCACTGCAAGTCCTCAGCGCTTCATTTCGGCGAGATAGGCCCGCACCGGCTTGTCGGCCGCCGGCACGCGCTTGACGAAAGCCTCAAGCTGCGGCGCGGTCTTGGCGCGAATGTCCGTGATCATGGCCTCCGAGACCGGCACCACCTCCATGCCGCCTTCCTTGAGCCGGTTGAGGCTGTCGACGTCCGCCTTGAGCGAGTTCGCCCAGAAGCCCGGCTCCATCTTGGCGGCAATGCCGGCGACGAGTTGCTGCTGATCGGCGCTCAGTGCCTTCCAGGAATCGAGGTTGACGGTGAGCATCTGCGACGACCAGACGTGATTGGTCGGGTAAATGTATTTCAGGAATTCCCAGAATTTTCCGTCGACACCCGACACCGACGAGGTGGAGACGCCGGAGACCGCGCCGGAGGCAAGCGCGGGGATGGTCTCGCCCCAGGGAATCATCACCGGCGCCATGCCGACCACGGCCAGCATGTCGACGGCATTCTTGTCGGGCACGCGGATCTTGATGTTCTTCAAGCCGTCGACATCGGCGACCTTGACCTTGAGATGCAGATATTGCGTCGGCCACGGCACGATGTAGAGGATCTTCTGGTTGTTGCGCGCGGCGACCTTCTCGTATTCGGGCCGCACATATTTGTGCAGCACCTTCAACTCGTCCATCGAGCCGCAGAGAAAGGGAATGCTTTCGACGCCCATGAAGGGCTCGTCGCCGACCTGCTGGATATTGAGGACGTCGGCGAGCGGCACCAGGCCGTCGCGCACGGCACGCAGATGCTCGGGACCCTTGAAGCCGAGCTGGCCACCGGCCTTCACGGTGATCGCGACCGAGCCGCCGCTCTGCTTCTTCACCTCCTCCGCGAAGGCAAACGCGTTCTGGGTGTGGAAATTGCCGTCGGGCCATACCGTCGACATGTCCCAGCTCACCGTCGCCGCCCGCGCGCGGGTCGAGATGTGACCGGCTGCGAGCAGCGTCGCTGCGCCCGCGGTGAAATTCCGTCGCGTGATCATGGAGCCCCTCCGTTTGCTACGCGCACGACGCCTGAGGCGTCATCGCATATGCCCATAAACTGCAACCGCGTTGTCGGCAGACACGAGGCCACTTTCGATGTCGTCGTTGACGGCTGTCGGCGCACGCTCCCGGGGATCGCCGATGCCGGCGCCGCCTGGTGTCAGCACCACCAGCCGGTCGTCCGGCGGCACCTGCTGAAAGCCTTTTCCACGCAGCTTCTTACCGGACTTCAGCCCGACATAGCCGGCCTCGCCGTTCTTGCCGCCATCGCGACCACGTGGCGGATGATCGATACGGTCGAACGCCGCCAGGATGTCGAACGGCGCATCGACGCCGCTGCTGACCTCGATGATCTGGCCGAGGCCGCCGCGGGTGCGCCCTGCCCCGCCGGAATCCGGACGCAGCTCCTTGCGCCAGAAGATCAGCGGCGTCTGCGTCTCCGCGATCTCGACCGGCGTGCCGCGCACCCCGCTGGGATAGGCGGTCGCCGACAGCCCGTCCTTCGCGAAGCGCGCGCCGGTGCCGCCATTGGAGGTCACCGCCATGGAGAATCCATAATTGCCGCCGGCGCCCGAGCGGGTCTGTCCGCGCACGTTGAGATTCCACAGGCACGAGGTGCCTTCCGCGGGCACGCGCTCGGGAATGATCTGGCGCAGGCAGCCGAACACGACATCGGGCAGCATCTGACCGATGATGTGACGCGAGGCGACCGGCGCCGGCTTCGGCGCATTGAGGATCGCGCCCGGAGGAGCCGACACCGTCAGCGGCGAGAGCGAGCCGGCATTGTTCGGCATCTGCGAGGCGACGACGCAGCCGAGACCGAACACCGTGTAGGCGATGGTGTAGGACAGAGGCACGTTGATGCCGAACCGGGACGCGGCCGAGGTGCCGTCGAAATCCACATGGATGCCTTCGTCCGAGATCGTCAGCGTCGCCTCGAGCGAGACCGGCGCGTCATAGCCGTCTACCACCATGGTGTTGCGCCAGGTGCCCTTCGGCAGCTTGGCGATCTCGGCCAGCACGGCCTCGCGCGAGCGGTCGCAAATGTAGTCGCCGAGCGCATCGAGCGAGTCGATGCCGAACTCGGTCATCATCTCGACCAGGCGCTCGCAGCCGACGTCGTTGCAGCCGGCGAGCGAGTAGGTGTCGCCCTCGGTGTCGATCGGCAGCCGCGTGTTGGTACGGATCATCGCCATCAGCGTCTCGTTGACGACGCCCTGGTCGATCAGCTTCAGCATGGGGATGTAGAGCCCCTCCATGAACACGTCGGTGGCGTCGGGCCCGAAGCCGATGCCGCCGATGTCCATGAGATGACTGGTGCAGGAAAACAGCGCGACCGGCTTGCCGTCCTTGAAGCAGGGCGTGGTGACGACGAAATCGTTGAGATGGCCGGTGCCCATCCAGGGATCGTTGGTGATGTAGGCGTCGCCCTCCTTCATCGTCTCGATCGGAAAGTGGGCGATGAAGTGCTTGACCGATTCCGCCATCGAATTGACATGGCCGGGGGTGCCCGTCACCGCCTGCGCCAGCATCCGTCCCTTGAGGTCGAACACGCCGGCCGAGAGGTCGCCGCATTCGCGCACGATCGGGCTGAAGGCGGTGCGGAGCAGCACCTGCGCCTGCTCCTCGACCACGGCGATCAGTCGGTGCCACATGATCTGAAGGTCGATCAGACTCGCGCCGCTTGCCTTGCTCATGATCAGGCCGCCTTCCGTTCCATGACGATGCTGCCGGCACCGTCGATATGGGCATCAAAACTGTTGGAGACGAACGTCGAAGTCTCGTCCTCCGCGATCACGGCGGGACCTGCAATCGTCGCGCCCGGCGCCATATCCTCGCGGCGGTAGAGCGGAATCTCGATCACCTCCCCTGCCCGGCCGTCGAAGAATTTGCGGCTGCCGGTCGCCTTCCCGGCCGGCTTGCGCGTCACGGCCGCGACAGTAGCCGGATTGCGCGCCTCGGTCGTCGCGAGCACGGACCAGCTCAACACCTCTATTGCCGCACCCGGGATCGACCGCTCGAACATCGCCGCATAGTCCGCCTCGAACTTCTGGCGCAGGCCGGCCAGATCGGCCGTCGCCAGCCGCCGGTTCGGCAACTCGATCGAGATCTCATGGCCCTGGCCGACATAGCGCATGAAGGCGGCGCGGCGCTCGCGGACCGGCGCACCGGCCGCACCCGTCTCGACCAGCGCACGCGCTTCCGTCACCATCTCCTGGAGCAGGTCGGAAACCCCTTCAGTGTCGAAATCGTCCAGCCGGACATGACGGCTGCGCACCAGTTCATAGGCGATCGGAGCCGCAAGGAAGCCGACGGCCGAACCCACGCCGGCATTGGAAGGGACGATCACGCGGGAGACACCGATCTTCTCGGCGACCCGCGCCGCATGTAGTGGCGCCGCGCCGCCGAAGGCGATCAGCGTGTGCTGCCCGACAATCTCACCGCGCTCGACCGCATGCACGCGCGCCGCACTCGCCATGTTCTCGCAGACGACCTCGTGCACGGCATAGGCTGCAGTCTCAGCCGACAGACCCAGCGGCTCGCCCACGGCGCGCAGCAGCGCCTGCTTCGATAGCTCCGGGTCGAGCTTGATCGTTCCACCCGCGAAATCGTCGGGATCGATCATGCCGAGCGCAACGTCGGCATCCGTCACGGCCGGGCGCAAGCCGCCGCGGCCGTAGCAGGCGGGCCCTGGCTCCGACGAGGCACTTTCGGGGCCGACCGTGACGCGCTTCATCGCATCGACATGGGCGATCGAGCCGCCGCCGGCGCCGATCTCGACCATCTCGATCACGGGAATCCGCACCGGCAGACCCGAACCTTTCAGGAAGCGCGCTGCGCGATCAACCTCGAACACGCGCGAGGTCTCGGGCTGGTATTTTTCGATCAGGCAGATCTTTGCCGTGGTGCCGCCCATGTCGAAGGACAGCACCTTGCTCTCGCCGAGACGCGCCGCGATCTGCGCCGCGAAAATGGCGCCGCCGGCCGGACCGGATTCGACGAGACGGACCGGAAAACGCCGCGCCGTCTCGATCGAGGTGACGCCGCCGCCGGAGGTGACGAGATAGATCGCGCCGCGGTACTGCTCGACTTGCAAGGCGTCGGACATGCGGGCGAGATAGCCATCGATCAGCGGCTGCACATAGGCGTTGGCCACCGCAGTCGATGTGCGCTCATATTCGCGGATCTCCGGGCACACCGCGGAAGATACAGTCACGGAAATGCCGGGCATCTCCTCGCTGATGATCGCGGCCGTGCGGCGCTCGTGCTCGGGATTGGCGTAGGAGTGCAGGAACGCGACCGCGACACTCTCGACGTTCAGCGCGCGCAATCGTGGCGCGAGCGCGCGCACCGCCGCTTCGTCCAGCGGGAGGCGGACGGCGCCATGCGCGTCGATGCGCTCGGGCACCGTGAAGCGCAGGGACCGCGGCGCCAGCGGCTTCGGCTTGTCGATGGAGAGGTCATACTGGTCGTAGCGGCTCTCGGTGCCGATATCGAGCACGTCGCGAAAGCCCTCGGTCGCGATCAGCGCCGTCTTGGCGCCGCGACGCTCGATGATGGCGTTGGTCGCCAGCGTCGTGCCGTGAATGAAGACGTCGATGTCGCTGATATGGGCGCGCGCATCGGCGAGAATGAGCCGCATGCCATCAAGCACCGCTTGTTCGGGCCGCTGCGGTGTCGTCAGCAATTTGCGCGTCTTGCGCACCTCGCCCACGTCCAGCACGATGTCGGTGAACGTGCCACCGATATCGACGGCAAGCCGCACCTCGGCTCCCTCAAGCATTCCAAATTCTCCGTGCTGATCGTCAAGACTGAGGACAAAAGCGCAGCAATTTCCATGCCATGAACGACAGGAACCTGCGGCGTCCAGCTATTCTGCTTGGCACCCATGCAATAGGCAAGGCGTGTTCGCAGCCCGCGCGATCAGAGCAGGAATGCAAGCGCCGCTTCACAGCGCTCCTCGACCTTCAGCGTGAGGAGATCATCGGCGCGGGTGCGTCCGAGATTGACCGCAGCGATCGGGATTTGCCGCTGCGCGGCAGCCTGCACGAAGCGGAATCCGGAATAGACCATCAGTGACGAGCCGACGATGAGCATGGCGTCGGCCTGCGCCAGATGAGCCTGCGCGGCAGCGACCACGTCGCGCGGGACGTTCTCGCCGAAGAACACGACATCGGGCTTGAGGATGCCGCCGCAGGTTTCGCAGGCCGGCACCTTGAACGACGAAAAATCCGCATGCTCGAGGTCGGCATCGCCGTCGGGCGCATCGGCGGCATCGAGCGTCAACCATTCCGCATTGGCGTGGCCGAGCGTCTCCTGGAATTCGCTCCGCGGCGTCTTTCGGCCGCAGCCCATGCAGCGGACCAGATCGAGCCGACCGTGCAGGTCGATCACCTGGCGGTGGCCGGCGGATTGATGCAGCCGGTCGACGTTCTGGGTCAGCAGCATTCCGCAACGCCCGCTCGCCTCGAGCCGGGCGAGCGCGTGATGCGCATCGTTCGGCCTCGCCTGGCCGAACCGCCGCCAGCCGATCAGGCTGCGCGCCCAATAGCGCCGACGCGTACGCTCTTCCGACATGAACGCCTGGAAGTTCACCGGCTGGGTCCGCTTCCAGTTGCCGTGACTGTCGCGATAATCGGGAATGCCCGAATTAGTGCTGCAGCCGGCGCCGGTCAGCACGAACAGATTTTCGTGCCGCTGAACGAAGTCTTCGAGCGGAGCTTTTTCCATGTCGCAGATGTAGTCTGCGCAGGCGGGTTTTGCCAGATGGCCAGGAAGCCCGGTTAGCTCGCCCAATTGTCCCGAAACTCGGGAAACAGCGTCAGGCCCCCGCAGGCATAGATGGTCTGGCCGGTGATGTAGCTTGCTTCGTCCGAAGCGAGGAAGGCGAACACGGCGGCGATCTCCTCCGGCGTGCCGACGCGGCCGAGCGGAATGTGGCTGGTGACCACGCCGCGCTTTTCCGGATCGCCGGTCCAGGCCGCGTTGATCGGGGTGTCGATCGCACCGGGGCCGACCGCATTGACGCGAATGCCGCGGCCGGCGAATTCGAGCGCCAGCGTGCGCGTCAGATTGGCCATGCCGCCCTTGCTGATGGAATAAGCGAGATAGCCGGGTTTCGGGATGATCTGGTGCACGCTGGAGCAGTTGATGATGCTGCCGCCTGCGCCGCGCGCGACGAAATGGGCGAGCGCCTTCTGCGCGCAGAGCACGGCGCCGTTGAGGTTGACGTCGATGATGCGGCGATAGGTGTCGATGTCGAGCGCCTCGCTCGGCGATTCCCGCTGGAAGCCGGCATTGTTGACCAAGCAGTCGAGGCGCTTCCAGCGCGCCAAAACCGTCTCGAACATCGCGGCGACCTCCTGCTCATTGCTCACGTCGGCCTTGACGATGGCATGATCGAGCCTGCCGTGGCCGCGATCGCTCGATGCCGTGCGTACCAGCGCGAGCACCTCCTCCGCCTTTTCGGGATGATCGACATAATTGATGGCGACAGTCGCACCTTCCTGCGCCAGCCTGATTGCGACGGCGCGCCCTATGCCCTGGGAGGCGCCGGTCACCAAAGCGTATTGGCCGACGAGGCGCGAGGAAAAGGTGGTCGAGCGGTCGGTATGTGGCATCGTTCTTCTCCGGGAGACACATCAACATGGAGGGAACCGGCGTTTTGTTCCATCCGTCGGCGCGCCGCTGGGATTCACTCCTCGCGGCGAGCCAGGCGCGAAGTCAGGATTTGATAGAGGATGATCGCGCCAAAAGTTGCGGTGCCGATCCCGCCGATCGTGAAAGCGCCGAATTTCAGCGTGAGGTCGCCGGCGCCTGCGGTGAGCGCGACCGCGACGGTGATCAGGTTTGCCGGACTTGAGAAGTCGACCTTGTTCTCGACCCAGATCCGGCCGGCCATCGCGGCGATCAATCCGAACAGCACGATCGAGAGCCCACCGATGACGGGACCCGGGATCGACAGGACCATCGCGCCGAATTTCGGTGAGAAGCCGAGCACGATCGACACCACCGCCGCGAAGGCAAACAGCAAGGTCGAATAGACCTTCGTGGCCGCCATGACGCCGATGTTCTCCGCATAGGTGGTAACGCCGGTGCCGCCGCCGCAGGCGGCCACGATGGTCGCGAGGCTGTCGGCGAGCAAGGCGCGGCCGAGATAGTCATCGAGGCTCCGGCCCGTCATGGCGCCGACGGCCTTGATGTGACCGAGGTTCTCGGCGACGAGGATGATCGCGACCGGCGCTATCAAGAAGATCGCATCCGCATGGAACGTCGGCGTGGTGAAGCTCGGCAGGCCGATCCACGGCGCCGCCGAAACTTGCGTGAAGTCGATCGGCTTGCCGAAGCCGAGGCCGTTCGCGAACAGCAGGTACAAAAGATATCCGCCGATCGCGCCGAGGATGATCGGCAGGCGGCGCCACAGGCCCGGTGCGCCCACGGCAACCACGCCAATGATCAGAACGGTCGCGAGCCCGATTCCCGTGTCGAATGCATTGGCGCTCACTGCCTTGACCGCCACGGGCGCGAGGTTGAGACCGATCGCGGCGACCACAGCGCCGGTGACGGCCGGCGGCAACAGCCTCTCGACCCAGCCAACCCCCGACCACATCACGATCAGCGCGATCACGCCGTAGAGGACGCCGGCCCCGACGATGCCGCCAAGCGCAACCGACAGGTTCGGGTTCGGCCCGTGCCCGGCATAGCCTGTGGCGGCGATCACGACCGCGATGAACGCGAAGCTCGAGCCGAGATAGCTCGGCACGCGTCCCGCGACGATGACGAAGAAGATCAGCGTGCCGATGCCGGAAAACAACACCGCAACATTGGGATCGAACCCCATCAGCAGCGGCGCGATGATCGTCGAGCCCGACATTGCGACGCAATGCTGGAGACCGGAGACGACGGTCTGGCCGAGCGGCAGCCGCTCCTCGGGCATGATCACGCCGGAGGACTTCAGAGTCCAACGCGGAAAATAGCCTTGCGCTCGCTGTTCGGAGCCCGTTGCAATCGGCATGTTCCCCCCAGTTGCGGTGCAGCGATCGATCTTCGTGCGAACAGACAAAAATGTGATTGTCGCTTCTGCGGCGGCCATCACATGATGCAAATCAAACAAGATCAATACGTTCCGGGGCCTATTCTATGACACAGATTGCGATCCAGCCAGCCATCCACCGGCGGCACCAGCCCTGGTACAAGATCCTCTACATCCAGGTGCTGATCGCGATCGCGCTCGGCGTGCTCGTTGGCTATTTCTATCCCGATCTCGGCAAGGCGCTGAAGCCGCTCGGCGACGGTTTCATCGCGCTGATCAAGATGATGATCGCACCGGTGATCTTCTGCACCGTGGTGCACGGCATCTCCTCGATGGGCGACCTCAAGCGCGTCGGCCGGGTCGGGCTGAAGTCGCTGATCTATTTCGAGACGGTCTCGACCGTGGCGCTCGCGGTCGGCCTGCTGGTCGGCGAGGTGCTCCAGCCCGGGCACGGCTTCAACATCGATCCCGCCACGATCGACCCGAAATCGGTGGCGACCTACGTCACCAAGGCCAAGGAAGAAGGCATCGTCGCCCATCTGATGGCGATCATCCCCGATAGCTATCTGGGCGCCATCGCACGCGGCGATCTGTTGCAGGTGCTGCTGATCTCGATCCTATCGGGCTTCGCCATTGCCTTTCTCGGCAAGGCCGGCGAGCCGATTGCGGAAGCGATCGACAAGGCCGCGAAAATGTTCTTCGGCATCATCCGCATCATCGTGCGCGTCGCCCCGATCGGGGCGTTCGGCGCAATGGCCTTCACCGTCGGCGCCTATGGCCTCGGTTCGCTGCTCAACCTGGCGGCCCTGATCGGCACGTTCTATCTCACCAGCATCCTGTTCGTTGTGGTCGTGCTCGGCGCGATCGCGCGGCTCGCCGGCTTCTCCATCCTGCGTTTCATCGCCTACATCAAGGACGAGCTCCTGATCGTGCTCGGTACCTCGTCGTCTGAGACGGTGCTGCCGCAGATGATCC of the Bradyrhizobium sp. WSM1417 genome contains:
- a CDS encoding NAD-dependent protein deacetylase, encoding MEKAPLEDFVQRHENLFVLTGAGCSTNSGIPDYRDSHGNWKRTQPVNFQAFMSEERTRRRYWARSLIGWRRFGQARPNDAHHALARLEASGRCGMLLTQNVDRLHQSAGHRQVIDLHGRLDLVRCMGCGRKTPRSEFQETLGHANAEWLTLDAADAPDGDADLEHADFSSFKVPACETCGGILKPDVVFFGENVPRDVVAAAQAHLAQADAMLIVGSSLMVYSGFRFVQAAAQRQIPIAAVNLGRTRADDLLTLKVEERCEAALAFLL
- a CDS encoding hydantoinase/oxoprolinase family protein, whose translation is MLEGAEVRLAVDIGGTFTDIVLDVGEVRKTRKLLTTPQRPEQAVLDGMRLILADARAHISDIDVFIHGTTLATNAIIERRGAKTALIATEGFRDVLDIGTESRYDQYDLSIDKPKPLAPRSLRFTVPERIDAHGAVRLPLDEAAVRALAPRLRALNVESVAVAFLHSYANPEHERRTAAIISEEMPGISVTVSSAVCPEIREYERTSTAVANAYVQPLIDGYLARMSDALQVEQYRGAIYLVTSGGGVTSIETARRFPVRLVESGPAGGAIFAAQIAARLGESKVLSFDMGGTTAKICLIEKYQPETSRVFEVDRAARFLKGSGLPVRIPVIEMVEIGAGGGSIAHVDAMKRVTVGPESASSEPGPACYGRGGLRPAVTDADVALGMIDPDDFAGGTIKLDPELSKQALLRAVGEPLGLSAETAAYAVHEVVCENMASAARVHAVERGEIVGQHTLIAFGGAAPLHAARVAEKIGVSRVIVPSNAGVGSAVGFLAAPIAYELVRSRHVRLDDFDTEGVSDLLQEMVTEARALVETGAAGAPVRERRAAFMRYVGQGHEISIELPNRRLATADLAGLRQKFEADYAAMFERSIPGAAIEVLSWSVLATTEARNPATVAAVTRKPAGKATGSRKFFDGRAGEVIEIPLYRREDMAPGATIAGPAVIAEDETSTFVSNSFDAHIDGAGSIVMERKAA
- a CDS encoding hydantoinase B/oxoprolinase family protein encodes the protein MSKASGASLIDLQIMWHRLIAVVEEQAQVLLRTAFSPIVRECGDLSAGVFDLKGRMLAQAVTGTPGHVNSMAESVKHFIAHFPIETMKEGDAYITNDPWMGTGHLNDFVVTTPCFKDGKPVALFSCTSHLMDIGGIGFGPDATDVFMEGLYIPMLKLIDQGVVNETLMAMIRTNTRLPIDTEGDTYSLAGCNDVGCERLVEMMTEFGIDSLDALGDYICDRSREAVLAEIAKLPKGTWRNTMVVDGYDAPVSLEATLTISDEGIHVDFDGTSAASRFGINVPLSYTIAYTVFGLGCVVASQMPNNAGSLSPLTVSAPPGAILNAPKPAPVASRHIIGQMLPDVVFGCLRQIIPERVPAEGTSCLWNLNVRGQTRSGAGGNYGFSMAVTSNGGTGARFAKDGLSATAYPSGVRGTPVEIAETQTPLIFWRKELRPDSGGAGRTRGGLGQIIEVSSGVDAPFDILAAFDRIDHPPRGRDGGKNGEAGYVGLKSGKKLRGKGFQQVPPDDRLVVLTPGGAGIGDPRERAPTAVNDDIESGLVSADNAVAVYGHMR
- a CDS encoding SDR family oxidoreductase — protein: MPHTDRSTTFSSRLVGQYALVTGASQGIGRAVAIRLAQEGATVAINYVDHPEKAEEVLALVRTASSDRGHGRLDHAIVKADVSNEQEVAAMFETVLARWKRLDCLVNNAGFQRESPSEALDIDTYRRIIDVNLNGAVLCAQKALAHFVARGAGGSIINCSSVHQIIPKPGYLAYSISKGGMANLTRTLALEFAGRGIRVNAVGPGAIDTPINAAWTGDPEKRGVVTSHIPLGRVGTPEEIAAVFAFLASDEASYITGQTIYACGGLTLFPEFRDNWAS